Proteins co-encoded in one Streptomyces roseochromogenus subsp. oscitans DS 12.976 genomic window:
- a CDS encoding ZIP family metal transporter, whose protein sequence is MAVLVALGAFLMTLAGGWTAQRVTDRRHLVLGLAGGLMLGVVGLDLLPEALHAADREVFGVPAALLLFVAGFLLAHLVERTLAARQAAHGGAEGHNHRAPEVGLTAAAAMVGHSAMDGVAIGAAFQVGGGMGAAVALAVIAHDFADGFNTFTITSLYGNARRRAIAMLVADACAPLVGALSTAFFHIPEAVLGGYLGLFGGVLLYLAAAEILPEAHHEHPARSTLLCTVAGAAFIWLVVGLSGG, encoded by the coding sequence ATGGCGGTCCTCGTCGCGCTCGGCGCGTTCCTGATGACGCTGGCCGGCGGCTGGACGGCACAGCGCGTGACCGACCGTCGGCACCTCGTCCTGGGCCTGGCCGGCGGTCTGATGCTCGGCGTGGTCGGCCTGGATCTGCTGCCGGAGGCGCTGCACGCCGCCGACCGCGAGGTCTTCGGTGTACCCGCCGCCCTGCTGTTGTTCGTGGCCGGATTCCTGCTGGCCCATCTGGTGGAGCGCACGCTGGCCGCACGTCAGGCGGCCCACGGCGGTGCCGAGGGACACAACCACCGGGCGCCCGAGGTGGGCCTGACCGCCGCCGCCGCGATGGTCGGGCACAGCGCCATGGACGGCGTGGCGATCGGCGCGGCCTTCCAGGTCGGCGGCGGCATGGGCGCGGCCGTCGCGCTCGCCGTGATCGCGCACGACTTCGCCGACGGCTTCAACACCTTCACCATCACGAGCCTGTACGGCAACGCCCGCCGCCGCGCGATCGCGATGCTGGTGGCCGACGCCTGCGCACCTCTGGTGGGCGCGCTGTCGACCGCCTTCTTCCACATCCCCGAAGCGGTGCTCGGCGGCTATCTCGGCCTCTTCGGCGGCGTTCTGCTCTACCTCGCCGCCGCCGAGATCCTGCCCGAGGCCCACCACGAACACCCCGCACGCTCCACCCTGCTGTGCACGGTCGCGGGCGCGGCCTTCATCTGGCTGGTGGTGGGCCTCTCCGGCGGCTGA
- a CDS encoding putative cobaltochelatase, translating to MTTPFPFTAVVGQDDLRLALLLNAVSPAVGGVLVRGEKGTAKSTAVRALSALLPQVAVVPGCRFSCDPAAPDPSCPDGPHEAGAGAARPARMVELPVGASEDRLVGALDIERALAEGVKAFEPGLLADAHRGILYVDEVNLLHDHLVDLLLDAAAMGASYVEREGVSVRHAARFLLVGTMNPEEGELRPQLLDRFGLTVEVAASREPDQRVEVVRRRLAYDDDPAGFAARWAEEEAGVRQRVVAARELLPKVRLGDGALRQIAATCAAFEVDGMRADIVMARTATALAAWAGRTDVLAEDVRQAALLALPHRRRRNPFDAPGLDEDRLDETLEQFSGEDEGEGEDDPDPDGPGGGGGQPRPDSGPQGGGDTAVRPEAGEGGEPQMSGSSQEQSAVRAAEPFRTKVLSVPGIGEGAAGRRSRARTEHGRTTGARRPRGALTKLHLAATVQAAAPHQRARGRSGPGLVIRRDDLRQAAREGREGNLVLFAVDASGSMAARQRMSAVKGAVLSLLLDAYQRRDKVGLVTFRGSGADVALPPTSSVDAAAVRLESLPTGGRTPLAAGLLKAHEVLRVERLRDPARRALVVVVTDGRATGGPEPVALAGRAARLFAAEGVASVVVDCESGPVRLGLAGQLAGELGGTAVTLDELRADSIAGLVKGIQSRRAA from the coding sequence GTGACAACCCCCTTCCCTTTCACGGCCGTTGTCGGCCAGGACGACCTGCGGCTCGCCCTGCTGCTCAACGCGGTCAGCCCCGCTGTCGGCGGTGTGCTGGTGCGCGGCGAGAAGGGCACGGCCAAGTCGACGGCCGTACGCGCCCTTTCGGCGCTGCTGCCGCAGGTGGCCGTCGTCCCCGGCTGCCGGTTCTCCTGCGACCCGGCGGCCCCGGACCCGTCGTGCCCGGACGGTCCGCACGAGGCCGGGGCCGGTGCGGCGCGGCCCGCGCGGATGGTGGAACTCCCCGTCGGCGCCTCCGAGGACCGCCTGGTCGGTGCCCTGGACATCGAGCGGGCGCTCGCCGAGGGCGTGAAGGCGTTCGAGCCGGGCCTGCTGGCCGACGCGCACCGGGGCATCCTGTACGTCGACGAGGTCAACCTGCTCCACGACCACCTGGTCGACCTGCTGCTGGACGCGGCGGCGATGGGCGCCTCGTACGTGGAGCGCGAGGGCGTCTCCGTGCGGCACGCGGCGCGCTTCCTGCTCGTCGGCACCATGAACCCCGAGGAGGGCGAGCTGCGGCCGCAGTTGCTGGACCGGTTCGGGCTGACCGTGGAGGTCGCGGCCTCCCGCGAGCCGGACCAGCGGGTCGAGGTCGTACGGCGCCGGCTGGCGTACGACGACGATCCGGCCGGTTTCGCCGCGCGGTGGGCCGAGGAGGAGGCCGGCGTACGGCAACGGGTCGTGGCGGCACGGGAGTTGCTCCCGAAGGTGCGGCTGGGCGACGGTGCGCTGCGGCAGATCGCGGCGACCTGCGCGGCCTTCGAGGTGGACGGCATGCGGGCCGACATCGTGATGGCACGTACGGCGACCGCGCTGGCCGCGTGGGCCGGGCGGACGGATGTGCTCGCGGAGGATGTGCGCCAGGCCGCGCTGCTCGCCCTGCCGCACCGCAGGCGCCGCAACCCGTTCGACGCTCCCGGTCTGGACGAGGACAGGCTGGACGAGACGCTGGAGCAGTTCTCCGGCGAGGACGAGGGCGAGGGCGAGGACGATCCCGACCCGGACGGTCCGGGTGGCGGCGGCGGTCAGCCGCGCCCCGACTCCGGACCGCAGGGGGGCGGGGACACCGCCGTGCGGCCCGAGGCCGGGGAGGGCGGGGAGCCGCAGATGTCCGGCTCTTCTCAGGAGCAGTCGGCCGTACGGGCCGCCGAGCCGTTCCGTACCAAGGTGCTGAGCGTGCCCGGGATCGGTGAGGGTGCCGCCGGGCGGCGGTCGCGGGCGCGTACCGAGCACGGGCGGACGACCGGGGCCCGGCGGCCCCGGGGCGCGCTGACCAAGCTGCATCTGGCCGCGACCGTGCAGGCGGCGGCCCCGCATCAGCGGGCGCGTGGCCGGTCCGGGCCGGGGCTGGTGATCCGCCGGGACGATCTGCGGCAGGCGGCCCGGGAGGGCCGCGAGGGCAACCTCGTGCTGTTCGCGGTGGACGCCTCCGGGTCGATGGCGGCGCGGCAGCGGATGAGCGCGGTGAAGGGTGCCGTGCTGTCGCTGCTGCTGGACGCCTATCAGCGGCGGGACAAGGTGGGTCTGGTGACCTTCCGGGGATCCGGTGCGGACGTGGCGCTGCCGCCGACGTCGTCCGTGGACGCGGCGGCCGTACGGCTGGAGTCGCTGCCGACGGGCGGTCGTACGCCGCTGGCGGCCGGGCTGCTCAAGGCGCACGAGGTGCTGCGCGTGGAGCGGCTGCGGGATCCGGCGCGGCGGGCGCTGGTCGTGGTGGTGACCGACGGACGGGCCACGGGTGGCCCTGAGCCGGTGGCGCTCGCGGGGCGGGCGGCGCGGCTGTTCGCGGCCGAGGGGGTCGCCTCGGTGGTCGTGGACTGCGAGTCGGGGCCGGTACGGCTCGGGCTCGCCGGGCAGCTCGCGGGTGAGCTGGGCGGTACGGCCGTCACGCTGGACGAGCTGCGGGCCGACTCGATCGCCGGGCTCGTGAAGGGAATTCAGAGCAGGAGGGCCGCGTAA
- a CDS encoding cobyrinate a,c-diamide synthase: protein MSSVPRLVIAAPSSGSGKTTVATGLMAAFAARGLAVSPHKVGPDYIDPGYHALATGRVGRNLDAYLCGPELIAPLFLHGARGCDLAVVEGVMGLYDGAAGEGELASTAQVAKLLRAPVVLVVDASSQSRSVAALVHGFASWDPGVRVGGVILNKVASDRHEELLREALESAGVPVLGALRRAVPVETPSRHLGLVPVAERQSAAVEAVRAMAALVSRGCDLDALEALARTAGQVPGGSAPWTPIPTRSADKQAPVVAVAGGPAFSFSYAEHTELLAAAGAEVVTFDPLHDEQLPEETAGLVIGGGFPEVYAGELSANEPLRKAVAGLAERGAPVAAECAGLLYLCRELDGQPMCGVLDATARMTERLTLGYRDAVAVGDSVLAVAGTRMRGHEFHRTVVEPGAGAAPAWGVRTPVRRVEGFVQQGVHASYLHTHWASEPGVARRFVERCRTS from the coding sequence ATGTCGTCGGTGCCACGGCTGGTCATCGCCGCGCCCTCCTCGGGCAGCGGCAAGACCACCGTGGCCACGGGGCTGATGGCCGCGTTCGCCGCGCGGGGGCTCGCCGTGTCCCCGCACAAGGTCGGGCCGGACTACATCGACCCCGGGTATCACGCGCTCGCGACCGGGCGGGTGGGGCGGAACCTGGACGCGTATCTGTGCGGGCCCGAGCTGATCGCTCCGCTGTTCCTGCACGGGGCGCGCGGGTGTGACCTGGCCGTGGTCGAGGGTGTGATGGGGCTGTACGACGGGGCGGCGGGGGAAGGTGAACTGGCCTCCACCGCGCAGGTCGCCAAGCTGTTGCGGGCGCCGGTGGTGCTGGTGGTCGACGCGTCGTCGCAGTCGCGGTCCGTCGCCGCGCTGGTGCATGGGTTCGCTTCCTGGGATCCGGGGGTACGGGTCGGGGGCGTGATCCTGAACAAGGTGGCCTCCGATCGGCACGAGGAGCTGCTGCGGGAGGCGCTGGAATCGGCCGGGGTGCCGGTGCTGGGCGCCTTGCGGCGGGCGGTACCTGTGGAGACGCCGTCGCGGCATCTGGGTCTGGTGCCGGTCGCTGAACGGCAGTCTGCGGCGGTGGAGGCCGTACGGGCGATGGCGGCGCTGGTTTCTCGGGGATGTGACCTGGACGCCCTGGAGGCACTTGCGCGTACTGCCGGTCAGGTACCAGGGGGCTCCGCCCCCTGGACCCCCATCCCGACTCGGTCGGCTGACAAGCAAGCACCTGTCGTAGCCGTAGCCGGTGGGCCCGCCTTCAGCTTCTCCTATGCCGAGCACACCGAGCTGCTCGCCGCCGCAGGGGCCGAAGTTGTCACCTTCGACCCCCTCCACGACGAGCAACTTCCCGAAGAAACGGCCGGGTTGGTCATCGGGGGCGGGTTCCCCGAGGTGTATGCCGGTGAGCTGTCCGCCAACGAGCCCCTTCGCAAAGCCGTCGCCGGACTCGCGGAGCGGGGCGCGCCCGTCGCCGCCGAGTGCGCCGGGCTGCTCTATCTGTGCCGGGAGTTGGACGGGCAGCCCATGTGCGGTGTGCTGGATGCCACCGCGCGGATGACGGAGCGGCTCACCCTGGGGTACCGGGACGCCGTGGCCGTCGGGGACAGTGTGCTGGCCGTCGCCGGGACGCGGATGCGGGGGCATGAATTCCATCGCACCGTCGTCGAGCCGGGCGCCGGTGCCGCTCCCGCCTGGGGCGTGCGGACACCCGTGCGGCGGGTCGAAGGTTTCGTACAGCAGGGCGTGCACGCGAGTTACCTGCACACGCACTGGGCGTCCGAGCCCGGTGTGGCCCGTCGGTTCGTGGAGAGGTGCCGGACATCATGA
- the cobI gene encoding precorrin-2 C(20)-methyltransferase yields MSSRLVGVGVGPGDPELVTVKGVNALRAAAVVVVPVMAASDGTDGGERGRAEATVSHYVPEDKVVRVVFALNERTDRARREAAWDAAGARVAELLREHGSVAFATIGDPNVYSTFTYLAQTILELVPGAVVETVPGITAMQDLAARSGAVLTEGTEPLTLVPVTAGSAVLKEALAGPGTVVAYKFGRQAAEVADALRETGRLGDAVWGSALGLPEESVRPAAELDGTPLPYLSTLIAPPRRNDGRGGKL; encoded by the coding sequence ATGAGCAGCAGGCTGGTCGGAGTCGGGGTCGGTCCCGGTGATCCGGAGCTGGTGACCGTCAAGGGGGTCAACGCCCTGCGGGCCGCCGCGGTCGTCGTCGTACCCGTGATGGCTGCATCTGATGGAACAGATGGCGGGGAGCGGGGACGGGCCGAGGCGACCGTGTCGCACTATGTGCCCGAGGACAAGGTCGTCCGGGTGGTGTTCGCGCTGAACGAGCGGACCGACCGGGCGCGCCGGGAGGCCGCCTGGGATGCGGCGGGCGCCAGAGTCGCCGAGCTGCTGAGGGAACACGGTTCCGTCGCCTTCGCCACCATCGGCGATCCGAACGTGTACTCGACGTTCACCTATCTGGCGCAGACGATCCTGGAGCTGGTGCCGGGCGCCGTCGTGGAGACCGTGCCCGGGATCACCGCCATGCAGGATCTGGCGGCGCGGTCCGGTGCCGTGCTGACGGAGGGCACCGAGCCGCTGACTCTGGTGCCGGTGACCGCCGGGTCGGCGGTGCTGAAGGAGGCGCTGGCCGGGCCCGGCACCGTCGTCGCGTACAAGTTCGGGCGGCAGGCCGCCGAGGTCGCGGACGCGCTGCGGGAGACCGGGCGGCTCGGCGACGCCGTATGGGGTTCTGCGCTGGGTCTGCCGGAGGAGTCGGTGCGGCCGGCCGCCGAGCTGGACGGGACGCCGCTGCCGTATCTGTCGACGCTGATCGCGCCGCCGCGCCGGAACGACGGACGGGGCGGGAAGCTGTGA
- the cobO gene encoding cob(I)yrinic acid a,c-diamide adenosyltransferase, protein MPQGQPSVVPDDGLTTRQRRNRPLVVVHTGIGKGKSTAAFGLALRAWNQGWPIGVFQFVKSAKWKVGEENALRVLGASGEGGTVDWHKMGEGWSWVQRDAQMDNEEKAREGWEQVKRDLAAETYRLYVLDEFAYPMHWGWVDTDEVVEVLRNRPGTQHVVITGRNAPDKLVGFADLVTDMSKVKHPMDAGQKGQKGIEW, encoded by the coding sequence ATGCCGCAGGGACAGCCGAGTGTCGTACCCGATGACGGTCTGACGACTCGTCAACGGCGGAACCGGCCGCTGGTCGTCGTGCACACCGGCATCGGCAAGGGCAAGTCCACCGCCGCGTTCGGGCTCGCGCTGCGCGCCTGGAACCAGGGGTGGCCGATCGGGGTGTTCCAGTTCGTCAAGTCGGCCAAGTGGAAGGTCGGCGAGGAGAACGCGCTGCGCGTGCTCGGCGCCTCCGGCGAGGGCGGCACCGTCGACTGGCACAAGATGGGCGAGGGCTGGTCGTGGGTGCAGCGGGACGCCCAGATGGACAACGAGGAGAAGGCCCGGGAGGGCTGGGAGCAGGTCAAGCGGGATCTGGCGGCCGAGACGTACCGGCTCTACGTGCTGGACGAGTTCGCCTACCCGATGCACTGGGGGTGGGTGGACACCGATGAGGTCGTGGAGGTGCTGCGGAACCGGCCCGGTACGCAGCATGTGGTGATCACCGGCCGTAACGCGCCGGACAAGCTGGTCGGCTTCGCGGATCTCGTCACCGACATGTCCAAGGTCAAGCACCCCATGGATGCGGGGCAGAAGGGCCAGAAGGGCATCGAGTGGTGA
- the cbiE gene encoding precorrin-6y C5,15-methyltransferase (decarboxylating) subunit CbiE, with translation MITVVGAGTGAPVPEGLLAGAALVVGGRRHLDAVRLPEGAGRVVLGPLAPALDSIAEYLGKKVVVLASGDPGFFGIVRALAERFGAERLDVRPGVSSVATAFARLGLPWDDAVVVSAHGRDLRTAVNVCRAHPKVAVLTGPGAGPAELGAALGDGRVLVVASGLGDPERERVERVTPAEAAARDWGTAVSVVLCLDEARALGAVRTVAGVPDRPTHWALDEGAFAHRDSMITKFEVRALALARLGPRLGDLVWDVGAGSGSVAVECARLGAAVVAVEKAADGVERIRANADAHGVGVRVVHGSAPEALAG, from the coding sequence TTGATCACGGTCGTCGGCGCGGGCACGGGCGCGCCGGTCCCGGAGGGTCTCCTCGCCGGAGCCGCCCTCGTCGTCGGCGGGCGCCGGCACCTGGACGCCGTACGGCTGCCCGAGGGCGCCGGGCGGGTCGTGCTCGGGCCGCTGGCGCCCGCGCTGGACTCGATCGCGGAGTATCTGGGCAAGAAGGTCGTGGTGCTGGCCTCCGGGGATCCCGGGTTCTTCGGGATCGTGCGGGCGCTGGCCGAGCGGTTCGGCGCCGAGCGACTGGATGTGCGGCCGGGGGTGTCCTCCGTGGCCACCGCGTTCGCGCGGCTCGGGCTGCCCTGGGACGACGCGGTGGTGGTGAGCGCGCACGGGCGGGACCTTCGTACGGCGGTGAACGTCTGCCGTGCCCATCCCAAAGTGGCCGTGCTCACGGGGCCGGGGGCCGGGCCCGCCGAGCTGGGTGCCGCGCTCGGCGACGGTCGTGTCCTCGTCGTGGCGAGCGGGCTCGGCGATCCGGAGCGGGAGCGCGTGGAGCGGGTGACGCCCGCCGAGGCGGCGGCCCGGGACTGGGGTACGGCGGTGAGCGTGGTGCTGTGCCTGGACGAGGCGCGGGCGCTCGGCGCGGTGCGCACCGTCGCCGGTGTGCCGGACCGGCCGACGCACTGGGCGCTGGACGAGGGCGCGTTCGCGCACCGGGACTCGATGATCACCAAGTTCGAGGTACGGGCGCTTGCGCTGGCCCGGCTCGGTCCCCGGCTGGGCGACCTGGTGTGGGACGTGGGCGCCGGATCGGGCTCGGTGGCGGTGGAGTGCGCGCGGCTCGGCGCGGCCGTCGTCGCCGTCGAGAAGGCGGCCGACGGGGTCGAGCGGATCCGTGCCAACGCCGACGCCCACGGGGTCGGGGTGCGGGTGGTGCACGGCTCGGCGCCCGAGGCGCTGGCCGGT
- the cobM gene encoding precorrin-4 C(11)-methyltransferase — protein MADAPTGKVTFVGAGPGAADLLTFRAARAIAEADVVIWAASLVQAEVLEHARDGAEILDSAAMSLEDVVAVYRRARTEGLKVARIHSGDPALWGGTQEQLDRCAELGITTEVVPGVSSFSAVAALAQRELTIPEVAQSVVLTRLGGGKTPMPPGEEVREFARHGTTMAIFLSAARSGQLVRELLEGGYPTDTPVVIAYQATWPEELIVRCTVGTLEETVKEHKLWKHTLFLVGPALDAHGTRSHLYHPGHFHGYRKADPQARRALREQRAKS, from the coding sequence ATGGCCGATGCCCCCACCGGCAAGGTGACGTTCGTCGGCGCCGGCCCCGGCGCCGCCGATCTGCTGACGTTCCGCGCCGCGCGCGCGATCGCGGAGGCGGACGTGGTGATCTGGGCGGCGAGTCTGGTCCAGGCGGAGGTCCTGGAGCACGCGCGCGACGGCGCGGAGATCCTTGACTCGGCGGCCATGTCCCTGGAGGACGTCGTCGCCGTCTACCGGCGCGCCCGGACCGAGGGCCTGAAGGTGGCCCGCATCCACTCCGGCGACCCGGCGCTGTGGGGCGGCACGCAGGAGCAGCTGGACCGGTGCGCGGAGCTCGGGATCACCACGGAGGTCGTCCCGGGCGTCTCGTCCTTCTCCGCCGTCGCCGCGCTCGCCCAGCGTGAGCTGACCATCCCCGAGGTCGCGCAGTCCGTCGTGCTCACCCGGCTGGGCGGCGGCAAGACGCCGATGCCGCCCGGCGAGGAGGTACGCGAGTTCGCCCGGCACGGCACCACCATGGCGATCTTCCTGTCGGCGGCGCGCAGCGGGCAGCTGGTGCGCGAACTGCTGGAGGGCGGCTATCCGACGGACACCCCGGTCGTCATCGCCTATCAGGCGACCTGGCCGGAGGAGCTGATCGTCAGGTGCACGGTCGGCACGCTGGAGGAGACGGTCAAGGAGCACAAGCTCTGGAAGCACACGCTCTTCCTGGTCGGCCCGGCACTGGACGCGCACGGCACCCGCTCGCACCTGTACCACCCGGGGCACTTCCACGGGTACCGCAAGGCCGACCCTCAGGCCCGGCGGGCCCTGCGCGAGCAGAGGGCGAAGAGTTGA